In the Nymphaea colorata isolate Beijing-Zhang1983 unplaced genomic scaffold, ASM883128v2 scaffold0330, whole genome shotgun sequence genome, one interval contains:
- the LOC116244803 gene encoding uncharacterized protein LOC116244803 — translation MECPENGELWDQSKFYGIVGESLFKYYVCHILKAVSIIHDKYEIVHRDLKPENILINDKHEIKLIDFGTAKDLSRPDIKGAGNGLKGRKPFEHYVGTPNYMAPECIHNKASEKVSDVYSLSGVFYHLMVGCAPFAGGSEYIIFTKSCDTELFLCPELFSPALRDLMSKMNRKEMSERITLKQAMEHEYFEGVDWENLPTYETALGQLSPYEQYLRKKCKELKRKY, via the coding sequence ATGGAATGCCCCGAGAATGGGGAACTGTGGGACCAATCCAAGTTCTACGGTATCGTTGGAGAATCGCTTTTCAAGTATTATGTTTGCCACATCCTGAAAGCTGTCTCCATCATCCACGATAAGTATGAAATCGTCCATCGCGATCTCAAGCCTGAGAACATTCTCATCAACGATAAGCATGAAATCAAGTTGATTGATTTCGGAACGGCCAAGGACCTCTCCCGACCTGACATCAAGGGCGCTGGAAATGGCCTAAAGGGAAGAAAACCCTTTGAGCATTAcgttggaactcccaactaCATGGCTCCTGAGTGCATCCACAACAAGGCTTCAGAGAAGGTTTCGGATGTCTATTCCCTCAGTGGTGTTTTCTACCATCTCATGGTCGGCTGTGCCCCCTTCGCAGGCGGATCGGAGTATATCATCTTCACCAAATCATGCGATACTGAGCTCTTCCTATGCCCCGAACTCTTCTCACCAGCCTTGAGGGATCTCATGAGCAAAATGAACCGCAAGGAGATGAGCGAAAGGATCACTCTCAAGCAAGCCATGGAGCATGAGTATTTCGAAGGCGTTGATTGGGAAAACTTGCCCACCTACGAAACCGCCCTCGGCCAACTGAGCCCCTACGAGCAATAC